One window of the Pseudofrankia sp. DC12 genome contains the following:
- a CDS encoding SCO2524 family protein — translation MRIQPRHQILDIWRAVLATAYQDSAWSWGGRDDSNSISDAEQLLCLLYPATEIDTLTLDRADSTGADVRRALRPLGDTSQLPRALLEIVELYLRRYTAEDGEPIFSSGRYVSTDDPNGVSVEQSDLHIVDAYSMSVTLCLATLGFLEVYEPPPRRVDLRRRIEFVREAMSRRLTDSMVGLLRSFVVQTTKPDEVAGRAILSMINVSGVPEQVVLERLRRQLARVRSRLRDDIRIGLSPDLKNRLDDDSLLFECGWTWGIAENAEPIDFVADLKINKRQGCAEDRPYLYFTVVALDGINDLVSSRTRELGLLNDEQRRLADALQIRWDMTQRYWSTVARFGDQMWPLENIPWRTSDDEESDYFSLLVSAVLVQDLQQRRATDDDLTRAVQVFEELARRGRITSRVTRGDRAIALHEPGVKMSLRGADLLGPPLYRNVADFAPLLLKRSLQAAGLSQNVHARDRLMLVAESTMDHLSRRRLRTGSAAAGLWDDPVEVLAPYATGESDQRPSWYITERVVEGLVAATKAFDGLPLRSGAQVDHALQLLSEADHLLNREMMTADADDQSAMQAGLLQIEGRLTRARRILNDRPGTAAALAMDALRQLDGLAVADSDATRSM, via the coding sequence GTGCGGATCCAACCGAGACACCAGATTCTCGACATATGGCGAGCGGTTCTGGCGACCGCCTACCAAGACAGCGCATGGAGCTGGGGCGGTCGTGACGACTCCAACTCGATCAGCGACGCCGAGCAGTTGTTGTGTCTCCTTTATCCGGCTACCGAGATCGACACGCTGACGCTCGACCGCGCGGACTCGACCGGCGCCGACGTTCGCCGCGCGCTGCGGCCGCTGGGGGATACCAGCCAGCTGCCGCGTGCACTGCTGGAGATCGTCGAGCTGTACCTTCGGAGGTACACAGCCGAGGACGGCGAGCCGATCTTCAGTTCGGGCCGCTATGTGTCCACCGATGATCCGAATGGTGTCTCGGTCGAGCAGTCGGACCTGCACATCGTCGATGCCTACTCGATGTCCGTGACGCTTTGTCTGGCGACGCTCGGCTTCCTCGAAGTATACGAGCCCCCACCCCGCCGAGTGGATCTTCGGCGGCGCATCGAATTCGTTCGCGAGGCGATGAGCCGTCGACTGACCGATTCCATGGTTGGCCTGCTGCGGAGCTTTGTCGTCCAGACGACCAAGCCTGACGAGGTGGCGGGCCGGGCGATCCTGAGCATGATCAATGTGTCCGGTGTCCCGGAGCAGGTGGTGCTCGAACGGCTGCGCCGGCAGCTTGCCAGGGTCCGGTCGCGACTGCGTGACGACATCCGAATCGGCCTCTCGCCCGACCTGAAGAACCGGCTGGACGACGACAGCCTGCTTTTCGAGTGCGGCTGGACGTGGGGAATCGCGGAGAACGCGGAACCCATCGACTTCGTGGCCGATCTCAAGATTAACAAACGGCAGGGGTGCGCCGAGGATCGTCCGTACCTCTACTTCACCGTTGTCGCGCTTGACGGCATCAACGACCTCGTGTCGTCCCGTACCCGAGAACTCGGGCTACTCAATGACGAGCAGCGCCGCCTCGCGGACGCGCTTCAGATCCGCTGGGACATGACGCAGCGCTACTGGTCGACCGTCGCCAGGTTCGGCGACCAGATGTGGCCGCTGGAGAACATCCCGTGGCGGACGTCCGATGACGAGGAGTCGGACTATTTCAGTCTTCTGGTCTCGGCGGTGCTCGTGCAGGACCTCCAGCAGCGCCGAGCGACCGATGACGACCTCACCCGGGCGGTACAGGTCTTCGAGGAGCTTGCGCGGCGCGGCAGGATTACCAGCCGCGTGACTCGGGGAGACCGTGCGATCGCCCTGCACGAGCCCGGCGTCAAGATGTCCTTGCGTGGCGCGGACCTGCTAGGCCCGCCGCTATACCGCAACGTCGCGGACTTCGCCCCGCTGCTGCTCAAGCGCAGCCTTCAGGCCGCCGGACTGTCTCAGAACGTGCATGCGCGTGACAGGCTGATGCTCGTCGCCGAGTCCACGATGGATCACCTGAGCCGTCGGCGCCTGCGGACCGGTAGCGCCGCCGCGGGCCTGTGGGACGACCCCGTCGAGGTGCTCGCGCCCTACGCCACTGGTGAGTCGGACCAGCGGCCGTCGTGGTACATCACCGAGCGAGTCGTCGAGGGCCTGGTCGCGGCCACGAAGGCTTTCGACGGCCTGCCGCTGCGCAGCGGAGCCCAGGTGGACCATGCCCTCCAGCTGCTCTCGGAGGCAGACCACCTGCTGAACCGCGAGATGATGACCGCCGACGCCGACGACCAGTCGGCGATGCAGGCGGGCCTCCTCCAGATCGAGGGCCGGCTCACCCGAGCGCGCCGGATCCTGAATGACAGGCCTGGAACCGCCGCGGCGCTGGCCATGGACGCGCTTCGTCAGCTGGACGGGCTAGCGGTCGCTGACAGCGACGCCACGAGGAGCATGTAG
- a CDS encoding SCO2523 family variant P-loop protein — MLVFAASDKGGTGRSVTSCNIAYRLSMTGRDVAYLDFDFGSPTAGAIFEIAKIDRGTPTTGLHECIAEGATDPDQFDVRSHSDRQELRALQAGAGRLVLFPGDLGGAEFGSTPEGIARCVDLFQRLDNEFDICVVDLSAGRSHAVGMSLAAMATPELRTVPVRWVVFHRWTRQHIVAAANLVTGEHGLLKMGADVSHDPERLANAIKFVRTAVPELRSPTAAARPTQARWLQRADRELNELARRYNVGQDLLLGSTPVEPVLQWREQLIIDSDVTDNIANGETVAAFNQLVKDLLDDGEWEGQ, encoded by the coding sequence ATGCTGGTGTTCGCCGCCTCCGACAAGGGCGGGACCGGGCGTTCGGTGACGAGCTGCAACATCGCCTACCGCCTCTCGATGACGGGCCGCGATGTCGCTTATCTGGACTTCGACTTCGGCTCACCGACTGCTGGCGCGATCTTCGAGATCGCGAAGATCGACCGTGGTACCCCGACCACCGGGCTGCACGAGTGCATCGCCGAGGGTGCCACGGACCCCGACCAGTTCGACGTCCGGAGCCACTCCGACCGGCAGGAGCTGCGGGCGCTGCAGGCAGGCGCCGGCCGGCTGGTGCTGTTCCCCGGCGACCTCGGTGGCGCGGAGTTCGGCAGCACACCGGAGGGGATCGCGCGGTGCGTCGACCTCTTCCAGCGCCTCGACAACGAGTTCGACATCTGCGTGGTCGACCTGTCGGCCGGCCGCTCACACGCGGTCGGCATGTCGTTGGCCGCGATGGCCACGCCTGAGCTTCGGACCGTGCCGGTGCGCTGGGTGGTCTTCCACCGCTGGACGCGGCAGCACATCGTGGCCGCCGCCAACCTGGTGACCGGCGAGCACGGGCTCCTCAAGATGGGCGCCGACGTGAGCCACGACCCGGAGCGACTGGCGAACGCGATCAAGTTCGTCCGCACCGCCGTCCCGGAGCTCAGGTCGCCGACGGCGGCGGCACGGCCGACGCAGGCGCGCTGGCTGCAGCGGGCGGACCGCGAGCTGAACGAGCTGGCCAGACGCTATAACGTCGGTCAGGACCTGCTGCTCGGTTCCACTCCTGTCGAGCCGGTTCTGCAGTGGCGCGAACAGTTGATCATTGATTCGGACGTGACGGACAACATCGCCAACGGCGAGACCGTCGCGGCCTTCAACCAGCTCGTCAAGGACCTGCTGGACGACGGGGAGTGGGAAGGGCAATGA
- a CDS encoding SCO2522 family protein, translating to MTAVADVVSYNEASNQDDLTSLPLAHLSVEVGHFYMDELLNGDEPIRARFAAVRPWLDAARASVRSTSRPRVSTCFLIDDYFYARTNPADIMPRLLAAAEASGVTIDYVAREAGCYEADNVDLAALTAARLVDEPAPKTNGSRPPTHQSGWLSNGARSSPDDGGQALRSRSWEPPQEFGRRNHSIFLDVELWRDERDRLWSCPFLAGIWHLLRLGVLRNFGEPVAQPQLCSPTQDWPSAWDDLPAVMQLREGADPFSAYHVLSILPRSYLPIEHAIQVILGQLDLEKPVVDDLVRRAARERITVPPAVTDRISHVFIDG from the coding sequence ATGACCGCCGTGGCGGACGTCGTCTCATACAACGAGGCGAGCAACCAGGACGACCTGACGTCGCTCCCGCTCGCGCACCTTTCCGTCGAGGTCGGTCATTTCTACATGGACGAGCTGCTCAACGGTGACGAGCCGATCCGCGCCCGCTTCGCCGCCGTCCGGCCATGGCTGGACGCCGCGCGCGCATCCGTGCGCTCCACCAGCCGGCCCCGGGTGAGCACCTGCTTCCTGATCGATGACTACTTCTACGCGCGAACGAACCCAGCCGACATCATGCCCCGGCTGCTGGCCGCCGCAGAGGCGAGCGGTGTCACGATCGACTATGTCGCCCGCGAGGCTGGCTGCTACGAGGCCGACAACGTCGATCTCGCGGCGCTGACGGCCGCTCGCCTCGTCGACGAGCCGGCGCCGAAGACGAACGGCTCGCGACCGCCCACGCACCAGTCGGGCTGGCTTTCCAACGGCGCTCGGTCGTCGCCGGACGACGGCGGGCAGGCACTGCGCTCGAGGTCCTGGGAGCCGCCGCAGGAGTTCGGCCGGCGTAACCACTCGATCTTTCTGGACGTCGAGCTGTGGCGGGACGAGCGGGACCGGCTGTGGTCCTGCCCGTTCCTCGCGGGCATCTGGCATCTGCTGCGCCTAGGGGTGCTGCGCAACTTCGGCGAGCCGGTGGCACAGCCACAACTGTGCTCGCCCACGCAGGACTGGCCGTCGGCCTGGGACGACCTCCCGGCCGTGATGCAGCTCCGCGAGGGCGCGGACCCGTTCAGCGCATACCACGTGCTGTCGATCCTGCCGAGGTCCTACCTCCCGATCGAGCACGCGATCCAGGTCATCCTCGGCCAGCTCGACCTTGAGAAGCCGGTAGTCGACGACCTGGTTCGCCGCGCCGCGCGGGAGAGGATCACCGTCCCTCCCGCGGTCACCGATCGGATCTCGCACGTCTTCATCGACGGCTGA
- a CDS encoding SCO2521 family protein, producing MLLLGEVRTCLLRTSTQLPLGVAEQVLELLPGRRVLTTTRPCAKSVSAPLLTGVDCKLASPPQAARGSRVIGTVSANAVITGGLVLQASARTRVVQAARPNRLPWSHYAALPGVVEAVTPTDAEVVADGFLGNPSPGPTLDLGAVAERLIGTVQRDRRLDHVTALRSRTIRVRWVALPDATARTPRAEVRLVDDVVRSVRLAMPPEQLDLAQSFVEDFALHDWLLTSLDRVIEDAERRRMAGEDPTDLVRAAVERLEHLWMPGARIATELAGLWPALDSNPGYSRQWNSLVGRIHSQIALRTLQALADARRRSAGW from the coding sequence ATGCTGCTGCTCGGCGAAGTTCGCACCTGCCTGCTCCGGACCTCTACCCAGCTGCCCCTGGGCGTGGCCGAGCAGGTTCTTGAGCTGCTCCCCGGACGCCGCGTCCTCACGACGACTCGGCCGTGCGCCAAGTCCGTCTCCGCGCCCCTGCTCACCGGTGTCGACTGCAAGCTCGCGAGCCCTCCCCAGGCCGCACGGGGCTCCCGCGTGATCGGCACCGTGTCGGCGAACGCGGTGATCACCGGCGGGCTGGTCCTGCAGGCGTCGGCCCGCACCCGCGTGGTCCAGGCCGCCAGGCCGAACCGGCTCCCCTGGTCGCACTACGCTGCACTGCCCGGCGTCGTGGAAGCGGTCACCCCGACGGACGCGGAGGTGGTCGCCGACGGGTTCCTCGGGAACCCGAGCCCGGGCCCGACCCTGGACCTCGGCGCCGTCGCCGAGCGGCTCATCGGGACGGTCCAGCGCGACCGTCGGCTCGACCACGTGACCGCCCTGCGCTCACGGACGATCCGGGTGCGCTGGGTCGCGCTGCCGGACGCGACGGCCAGGACGCCGAGAGCCGAGGTCCGGCTCGTCGACGACGTCGTGCGAAGCGTGCGGCTGGCCATGCCGCCCGAGCAGCTCGATCTCGCGCAGTCCTTCGTCGAGGACTTCGCGCTGCACGACTGGCTCCTGACCTCGCTCGACCGGGTGATCGAAGATGCCGAGCGGCGTCGGATGGCCGGAGAGGACCCGACCGACCTCGTGCGCGCGGCCGTCGAACGCCTCGAGCACCTGTGGATGCCGGGTGCCCGGATCGCGACCGAGCTGGCCGGGCTGTGGCCGGCGCTGGACAGCAACCCGGGCTACTCGAGGCAGTGGAACTCGCTGGTCGGGCGGATCCACTCCCAGATCGCGCTGCGGACCCTCCAGGCCCTCGCCGACGCCCGGCGGCGCAGCGCGGGCTGGTAA
- a CDS encoding LCP family protein — protein sequence MSGAQVVSGAEPVEPVPAAGAQTVPAGGPDDVPALVPAARLSPRSRLARLAGEALAAPTSAGRSADAPVDAPATTALPRPRRKPAPSVPGSDGARDGIVEPGGIVETGGIVEPGGAVTAVGVTSPPGTSAEGDEGRRPHAGGAAAAEPEITEAPTEWIPPEGLNELPDKLSPRPEADGGSPRRPRGLVRALVVGLAAIVSCALFLVAGLGYGATKYYETQLSRTDLGAGRVEGTRPPAVPHGRETWLLVGSDVRTGADSAEVGGARSDTMMIGYLGANGSTTLVSVPRDLKVTIPAFTDSAGKHHSARTDKINAAFSLGGPALLVRTLENVTDVRIDHFAEIDFGGFKQMSDVLGGIEVCMVKDPFKEYVAEDGKTSTNLNDPMSGFRGQVGPNLLEGDNALAFVRQRHGFVNGDYSRIQRQQAFLAAVFRKVNSGNLLTDPGKLAGFLNAVTGAVTVDSGTSLTDLKTLAERLHAMNAGQVHFTTIPLSGAQSAPVYYALYDPATVRGFIKQILASDDATAAVAGSPTPSAAPSPTVDPSQIRVTVLNGSPTGGTANKAAAKLRAAGYQVVRVGTNASRQVASTEVLYPQSLAAAASRLLADIPGARLVPNTEAAGSSGGALTTSPASPSATATATSGMITLVVGEDMVTGDTSVIATPTAATRAPGAVVPYYTQAPVSAAAGCVK from the coding sequence GTGAGCGGTGCGCAGGTGGTCTCCGGAGCTGAGCCGGTCGAACCGGTCCCGGCAGCAGGAGCGCAGACCGTGCCGGCGGGCGGCCCCGACGATGTGCCCGCGCTGGTGCCAGCTGCCCGGCTGTCCCCCCGGTCGCGGCTGGCCCGCCTGGCCGGTGAGGCCCTGGCGGCGCCCACGTCCGCGGGACGGTCGGCCGACGCGCCCGTGGACGCCCCGGCGACGACAGCTCTTCCCCGGCCGCGCCGCAAGCCTGCGCCGTCCGTGCCGGGGTCGGACGGCGCCAGGGACGGCATCGTCGAGCCTGGCGGCATCGTCGAGACTGGCGGCATCGTCGAGCCTGGCGGCGCGGTGACGGCCGTCGGCGTCACCAGCCCGCCAGGCACGTCCGCCGAGGGTGACGAGGGCCGGCGCCCTCACGCCGGTGGCGCCGCGGCGGCGGAGCCCGAGATCACGGAGGCGCCGACCGAGTGGATTCCACCGGAAGGCCTCAACGAGCTGCCCGACAAGCTCAGCCCGCGGCCCGAGGCCGACGGTGGTTCGCCCCGGCGGCCTCGTGGGCTCGTCAGGGCGCTGGTTGTCGGGCTGGCCGCGATCGTGTCGTGTGCGTTGTTCCTCGTGGCCGGGCTCGGCTACGGCGCCACGAAGTACTACGAGACGCAGCTGAGCCGGACCGACCTGGGCGCGGGGCGGGTCGAGGGGACCCGGCCGCCCGCGGTCCCGCACGGGCGGGAGACCTGGCTGCTGGTCGGCTCGGACGTCCGCACCGGCGCGGACTCGGCCGAGGTCGGTGGGGCCCGCTCGGACACGATGATGATCGGCTATCTCGGCGCCAACGGCTCGACGACTCTGGTCTCGGTCCCGCGTGACCTCAAGGTGACCATCCCCGCGTTCACCGACTCGGCCGGCAAGCACCACTCCGCGCGCACCGACAAGATCAACGCGGCGTTCAGCCTCGGCGGCCCGGCGCTGCTGGTGCGGACCCTCGAGAACGTCACCGACGTGCGCATCGACCATTTCGCCGAGATCGACTTCGGCGGTTTCAAGCAGATGAGCGACGTGCTCGGCGGCATCGAGGTCTGCATGGTCAAGGACCCGTTCAAGGAGTACGTCGCCGAGGACGGGAAGACGTCGACCAACCTCAACGACCCGATGTCCGGGTTCCGCGGGCAGGTGGGCCCGAACCTGCTGGAGGGCGACAACGCGCTGGCGTTCGTCCGGCAGCGGCACGGCTTCGTCAACGGAGACTACTCCCGGATCCAGCGGCAGCAGGCGTTCCTCGCGGCGGTCTTCCGCAAGGTCAACAGCGGGAACCTGCTCACCGACCCTGGGAAGCTGGCCGGCTTCCTGAACGCCGTCACGGGCGCGGTCACAGTCGACTCGGGCACGAGCCTGACCGATCTGAAGACCCTCGCCGAGCGGCTGCACGCGATGAACGCCGGGCAGGTGCACTTCACCACGATCCCGCTGTCCGGCGCGCAGTCCGCCCCGGTCTACTACGCGCTTTACGACCCGGCCACGGTCCGCGGGTTCATCAAGCAGATCCTCGCCAGCGACGACGCGACGGCGGCTGTCGCCGGATCGCCGACGCCGTCCGCGGCGCCGAGCCCGACCGTGGACCCGAGCCAGATCCGGGTGACGGTGCTCAACGGCAGCCCGACGGGGGGCACCGCCAACAAGGCGGCGGCCAAGCTGCGGGCCGCCGGCTACCAGGTGGTCCGCGTCGGCACCAACGCCTCGCGCCAGGTCGCCAGCACCGAGGTGCTCTACCCGCAAAGCCTGGCCGCCGCGGCCAGCCGGCTGCTCGCCGACATTCCCGGGGCCCGGCTGGTTCCGAACACCGAGGCCGCCGGCTCGTCCGGTGGAGCCTTGACGACGTCGCCGGCCAGTCCTTCCGCCACGGCGACGGCGACCAGCGGGATGATCACCCTGGTCGTCGGCGAGGACATGGTCACCGGCGACACATCGGTCATCGCTACGCCGACCGCCGCCACTCGGGCGCCGGGCGCCGTGGTGCCGTACTACACGCAGGCGCCCGTCTCGGCCGCCGCGGGCTGCGTCAAGTAG
- a CDS encoding 4a-hydroxytetrahydrobiopterin dehydratase: MARPAPLSTDEITEALRGLPAWALADGAIRRTVTAPTFLAGVELVRQVAAVAEEMDHHPDIDIRWRRVTFALSTHDAGGITVLDLEQARAIDGLARALDGGA, translated from the coding sequence ATGGCACGCCCGGCGCCGCTGTCCACGGACGAGATCACCGAGGCGCTGCGTGGGCTGCCCGCCTGGGCGCTCGCGGACGGGGCGATCCGGCGCACGGTCACGGCGCCGACCTTCCTCGCCGGTGTCGAGCTGGTCCGGCAGGTGGCCGCGGTGGCCGAGGAGATGGACCACCACCCGGACATCGACATCCGCTGGCGGCGGGTCACCTTCGCGCTCAGCACCCACGACGCCGGCGGTATCACGGTGCTCGACCTGGAGCAGGCGCGGGCCATCGACGGCCTCGCCCGCGCGCTCGACGGCGGCGCCTGA
- a CDS encoding 3-hydroxybutyryl-CoA dehydrogenase, producing the protein MGEQVGATAPTVERLGVIGCGLMGSGIVEVAARAGLDVLVREIDARAAEAGQARLARSLERGVTRGKLSAEERDAALSRIAFTTDLGDFGDRQLVVEAIAESEQLKTEIFATLDKVVADPAAIFASNTSSIPIMKLGMATSRPEQVIGIHFFNPVPVLPLVELVPSLLTSESTIQAARTFVTGPLGKQVITSQDRAGFIVNALLVPYLLSAIRMFESGFASAVDIDNGMVLGCSHPMGPLALCDLIGLDTVKAVAESMYDEFKEPLYSPPPLLARMVDAGLVGKKGGRGFHDYHG; encoded by the coding sequence ATGGGCGAGCAGGTGGGCGCCACCGCGCCGACGGTCGAGCGGCTCGGCGTCATCGGCTGCGGGCTGATGGGCTCCGGCATTGTCGAGGTCGCCGCCCGGGCCGGGCTGGACGTGCTGGTACGCGAGATCGACGCGCGCGCCGCCGAGGCCGGGCAGGCCCGGCTCGCCCGCTCGCTCGAGCGTGGCGTCACCCGCGGGAAGCTCTCCGCCGAGGAGCGGGACGCGGCGCTGAGCCGGATCGCGTTCACCACCGACCTGGGTGACTTCGGCGACCGGCAGCTCGTGGTCGAGGCGATCGCCGAGAGCGAGCAGCTCAAGACCGAGATCTTCGCGACGCTCGACAAGGTGGTCGCGGACCCGGCGGCGATCTTCGCCTCGAACACCTCCTCCATCCCGATCATGAAGCTGGGTATGGCGACCAGCCGGCCCGAGCAGGTCATCGGGATCCACTTCTTCAACCCCGTTCCGGTGCTGCCGCTCGTCGAGCTGGTGCCGTCGCTGCTGACCAGCGAGTCGACGATCCAGGCCGCGCGGACGTTCGTCACCGGGCCGCTCGGCAAGCAGGTCATCACCTCCCAGGACCGCGCCGGCTTCATCGTCAACGCGCTGCTGGTCCCGTACCTGCTGTCGGCGATCCGGATGTTCGAGTCCGGCTTCGCCTCGGCGGTGGACATCGACAACGGCATGGTGCTGGGCTGCAGCCACCCGATGGGCCCGCTGGCGCTGTGCGACCTGATCGGCCTGGACACGGTCAAAGCGGTCGCCGAGTCGATGTACGACGAGTTCAAGGAGCCGCTGTACTCGCCGCCGCCGTTGCTCGCCCGGATGGTGGACGCGGGTCTGGTCGGGAAGAAGGGTGGTCGCGGGTTCCACGACTACCACGGCTAG
- a CDS encoding acyl-CoA dehydrogenase family protein, which produces MDSSFDLYRLPEEHDALRAAVRDLVESEIVPHAADVDENERFPHEALDALNRAGFAAVHVPTEYGGEGADSVATCIVIEEVARGCASSSLIPAVNKLGTMPILLAGSEELKKLVLPSIAAGEAMASYALSEREAGSDTASMRARASRDGSDWVLNGTKCWITNAGISTWYTVMAVTAPDAARKVDGVSAFVVHKDDPGFEVGSKERKLGIKGSPTREIHFSGCRIPADRIIGAPGTGLRTALRTLDHTRPTIGAQAVGIAQGALDAAIAYTKERKQFGRRIADNQAVAFMLADMAMKIEAARHLVYVAAARAERGEPDLGFVTAAAKCYASDVAMSVTTDAVQLFGGAGYTRDFPVERMMRDAKITQIYEGTNQIQRVVMSRQLLKG; this is translated from the coding sequence GTGGACTCCAGTTTCGATCTGTACCGGCTTCCCGAGGAGCACGACGCTCTGCGCGCCGCGGTTCGTGATCTCGTCGAGTCCGAGATCGTCCCGCATGCGGCCGATGTCGACGAGAACGAGCGGTTCCCCCACGAGGCGCTCGACGCACTGAACCGGGCCGGTTTCGCCGCCGTACACGTTCCCACCGAGTACGGCGGCGAGGGCGCCGACTCGGTCGCGACGTGCATCGTGATCGAGGAGGTCGCCCGCGGCTGCGCGTCGAGCTCGTTGATCCCGGCGGTGAACAAGCTCGGCACGATGCCGATCCTGCTCGCCGGGTCGGAGGAGCTGAAGAAGCTGGTACTGCCGTCGATCGCGGCCGGCGAGGCGATGGCGTCCTACGCCCTGTCCGAGCGGGAGGCGGGCTCGGACACAGCATCGATGCGGGCCCGCGCCAGCCGCGACGGGTCCGACTGGGTTCTCAACGGCACCAAGTGCTGGATCACCAACGCCGGCATCTCCACCTGGTACACGGTCATGGCGGTGACTGCCCCCGACGCCGCCCGCAAGGTCGACGGCGTCTCCGCCTTCGTCGTACACAAGGACGACCCGGGCTTCGAGGTCGGTTCCAAGGAGCGCAAGCTCGGCATCAAGGGCTCGCCGACCCGCGAGATCCACTTCTCCGGCTGCCGGATCCCGGCCGACCGGATCATCGGCGCTCCCGGCACCGGGCTGCGGACCGCGTTGCGCACCCTCGACCACACCCGGCCGACGATCGGCGCGCAGGCGGTCGGTATCGCGCAGGGGGCATTGGACGCGGCGATCGCGTACACGAAGGAACGCAAGCAGTTCGGCCGGCGGATCGCGGACAACCAGGCCGTCGCGTTCATGCTCGCCGACATGGCGATGAAGATCGAGGCCGCCCGTCACCTCGTCTATGTCGCCGCCGCCCGCGCGGAACGCGGCGAGCCGGATCTCGGCTTCGTCACGGCCGCCGCGAAGTGCTACGCCTCCGACGTCGCCATGTCGGTCACCACCGACGCGGTCCAGCTGTTCGGCGGCGCCGGCTACACCCGCGACTTCCCCGTCGAACGCATGATGCGCGACGCCAAGATCACCCAGATCTACGAGGGCACGAACCAGATCCAGCGGGTAGTGATGTCGCGGCAGTTGCTCAAGGGCTGA
- a CDS encoding PIN domain-containing protein, translating to MARRVILDTGVLIAVERGTLDVDTLLGLDDAVIAAVTAMELLVGAERADEARRQARAVRVEAILSSLPIEPYTLGVARVHARLTVAAMASGRPRSAHDMAIAATAAATSRVLLTTDANAGFGELAGVRSEVVQLTGR from the coding sequence ATGGCCAGGCGAGTAATCCTCGACACCGGCGTCCTCATCGCTGTGGAAAGAGGCACGCTCGACGTCGACACCCTCCTCGGGCTGGACGACGCCGTGATCGCTGCGGTCACCGCGATGGAACTCCTGGTCGGCGCCGAGCGTGCTGACGAGGCACGCCGCCAAGCCCGTGCCGTCCGCGTGGAGGCGATCCTGTCCAGCCTCCCGATCGAGCCCTACACCCTCGGCGTCGCGCGGGTGCACGCGCGCCTGACTGTCGCCGCGATGGCCAGCGGCCGGCCACGATCAGCCCATGACATGGCGATCGCGGCGACTGCGGCCGCCACCAGCCGCGTGCTGCTCACGACCGACGCCAACGCCGGCTTCGGTGAACTCGCGGGCGTCCGCTCCGAAGTCGTCCAGCTCACCGGCCGATGA
- a CDS encoding type II toxin-antitoxin system prevent-host-death family antitoxin: MTATQAARSFANILDAVEHGEIVVITRDGVPVGRLVPERQTSADRLKAALRDNPADAGFADDLEHIHAELGSGFSDEVRGWPGE, encoded by the coding sequence GTGACGGCCACCCAGGCAGCGCGGAGTTTCGCGAACATCCTCGATGCCGTCGAGCACGGAGAGATCGTCGTCATCACCCGCGACGGCGTGCCGGTCGGTCGGCTCGTCCCCGAACGGCAGACGTCCGCGGACCGGCTCAAGGCCGCGCTGCGCGACAACCCGGCCGATGCGGGCTTCGCCGACGACCTGGAGCATATCCACGCCGAGCTGGGCTCCGGCTTCAGCGATGAGGTGCGCGGATGGCCAGGCGAGTAA